The region CTTTACAACATCTTTACTTCCAATATAATGTTTAAATTAATTTGCAACATTTCCataaatgcaaaatataaaatatatactTTATATAACGTTTGACAAAGTTAACTTGCcttatcaatatcatttgtGAGCATACATATGAAAAGTTTTCGACATCAATAGTCAAGTTTAAAAAAGCATAATTTTAAAACAATGTAGACACGTAAAAGAATCAGGACTACAACAGTTAAGAAAAACTAAAAATGAAACTGCTAAGACAAGACTAGTGATCATTTATGTAGAGACCATCAAAACCCTAAACTGATCTGTTATCATCGTGTATTCTTTATACAAGtcatacaaatatttcatatcataccaTATAGCAGTTTATACAAAATGGACACCAATCAACTACTTATTTCCTTTACATAACATTCCAGGGCATTTTTTCATATAGGAAATGGCAAGAGCCTGGGATAGTCGAGTATGTATTACTGAGAAGCCACAGAATATAAAAGTTTGAGTAAGCTATTATCTATGTATCCTTCAGAGTAGGTTTGCTTTGCTTTATGCTGAGAGTAAGGCCTAATATAACAACCGTCTGCTCAGTTCTTCTGTTCAGGCTTCAGGTATGTACTAGCTTGCAGATGGTAACCGTTGTCTGTCTGGAGGCACAAATCTGGAGGGGAGAGAGGCAGATCACTTGTTAGGAAAGCagtcaaaaatgacaaaaaaaacttttttctgtatgtTTCATTGCAAAAATATGAATCATTTGATTTCAAGGCCAAAATGCAGCTCCAAAATGGTGCTCTTCATTATGAttgaaaacagatctacagtggaagtcacttgaagacagaagaaaaatatccaggctttgcatgatgtacaaaatgactaataaacttgtggatatatcgactgataattatctaataccagcccagaaaaggacaagaaatagtcatgccttaaagtatcagagttatcaaccaaggattgatgtgtttttgtatttcCCGGcaagaaccatagtagaatggaacttgttgtcattagatgctgtaggaacaccttcactaaatagcttcaaagaacgattgaaGTCAggtgtgcaaaagttaggtgtgtgACAGGcctttcagtgtaatataaccagctgctgtcgcgctgcatgcctgcgaagctggtgtgttacgccgaagggcggttataccggctatacagatacagatatactgGCACAATATAATGTACATGACAACATTTTTGTAGATGCATCAGTTTCCAATTCAGCAGTAGACATACTATGTTTGACTTTAGTACCTGACTCTGGCATCCTGAGAGTTCAGTCTGTCTGGTGAGTAGTAGTATAGAGGGAGCTGTGGGTCCATGAGATGTGGGTTTTGAACCAGAAACTCTTCAAATGTCAACTCTGGACAGTCTATCTGTAAAGGTGAGGTTATTTTTCAACAATTCAGATTATCATGAAGACTATGCTATTATCCTAGTTGATAAAATATCAAAGTGACAAGTCCATAAATATGAACTACACACATGAGACTCTACATTAGCAACATGTACTTTCCACAAAATACTCTTCTTCAAGCAACCATCAACACTTCACAGTAAACTACATCTAGTACCTGACCAGCACAGTTACAACATGAGATCTGCAAAACGGAATAATTTCAAACTGCCAAATCCAAGATCAACTGCAACAAAGTCTTTCCTGTATCGGTGCACAAAATCATACAATACTCTCCCGCATCACATCAGATCATCTGTGACCATCCATATTCGAAATACTCATCAGACTAAAAACGGACACATACAGGTCTATACAGAACTGGTAgtaaattgaaattgatgtatgtaaatatgtatatattgtgtaatgtaatgtgtattCCATAAGTTCTAATGTAATATGTATGTTATGTGTAAcaactccaggaagaatagtgaagttcattttgtatgtacttcactaatggaagtctttttaacaataaacatggACACAGGAATAAGTTACACACATGGACACAGGAATAAGTTACACACATGAACACAGGAATGCACCTACAAACAAATGAGTCTTAAGATAGAAATACACTCTGCCGTAAATGTTGGTCACACCCCTTTATTTCCCAATCTAAATCACACCAGCAAGCTTCAGTGGGGCAAAACTAGGAACTAATAGTAGCTCTGTTTTGCAGTTTACAATTGGACATGCCAATTACAGACCAATGACctatccgaaaataatttcatcaggttggtagaacacaggatatttagagtttcttttttcacaaccaggaatctcacctgttgacgtttcggtgactgtcagtcagaagctctgaagaaggtgtctgacagacaccgaaacgttagcaggtgagattcctggttgtgtcaaaagaaactccaaatatccaatGACCTATGTTTTACCTTTTGAATGGCCTCTGATACTGCATGAATGTAGAACTGGGTGACTGTTTCATGGTATCCTCTTTTTACCTATGAAGGAAATACATAACGTTTTGAGAAAAATAAATTGAAATGGTAATTTGATATCAGTTCTAGAGTTCCATTCGTGGAAAGACAGAAATTGGTCCAACTACTTTTGATGTTGATTTAGCAAAATAATTAACATGCATTGGTAGATATGAAAAGACCACCTCCTACCTTCTCTTTGTTTTGCTCATTGAATTTCTTTATTCCTCTTCTGCAAAGAACAAGCATGTACATAAATCAGTATTAAGTAAggaaggaaataaattggtacatcacatcacaacaactaAGAGATTGAGTGTAAATTTTTCTTaaggttttatttatttattcattggttcagcatgtacatgccagggttgcccaactagccgaaggctattactaagggcgaacccatgtgcggtcataggactgtaggttttggaccatctcacactggggcatgcccctactctttttcgaaaggtgtggtgggttcttttacgtgcgcggggtgtggctctccccagacacgggacctccatttaacgtcctatccgagggacgtccctaaccctagatgagttaggtactcatttacacctgagtgaagtgaggaaagtcgtgttaagtgcttttccaagggcacaacgtcggggtgcATGTCCAGATATGTCTGGGGGCAACCCGTGTTTcaactggggtccccttgtttgacagtcaaatgttctatccattaagCCACACAATGCcacgttacgccacacgacgcaacGGTTATgcaacaacattttgaaatatctaGTTCAACCTGCAAGtgggctatgagacttgggacTTACTGTATCTTGGGGACtgcattttctttcccatgTAGTCTTATGTAGTTCCAGGCCATCCTTAGGTGAGCCTAATAACAGAGATGGAAAAACTGATTGGTGTGTTAACAATACACAACATGTGGGTTACTTTCCTGAAGCTTTTAAAttgtctttattgcatattcctgcccagaagggctaaatgcacagatgaccacacgtggtctataagaagtataatacaaaacatgaattgatgagctgctacattctaacattgacaAACTAAACGATAGACAAACTGTCGACTAatgctaaactaatgttgatcacctcgtagcttcttctctctttttgaaacatttggaaacatgactacatactttgtctatcATATGTTCGTTCTTGCATTACATCATGTATAGGAAAATGTATtgatttgacatttttgtacatttcttgtctaatcctATTGTCTTATACAGTGATTGGCGCTCatcatataaggaacaatcaagtaaaaagtgggtttcattttcaacatataaatggtcacagaattcgcatgttctattcTTCAGAGGGGTACTGTTATGCCttccagattctatgtgtagggagtggtcactgaagcgaagtttacacattgctctgcgatgttcgaagtttgaaatgtttaaatatGTTTCTCTTTCATAAATCTCTTTGATTCAATCAACAGAAACACTGAAATCACAAACCTCATGTGTCCAATCTTCAAAGAGCAGGGTGGCATCTTCAAATGCATTCATAAATGCCTCATCACCAATGGATCTATAGGACCTGACAATATGGATAACAAAAGAACAGTGTGTAAAATGTTGGACTTCTCAAAAACAGCAAGACTAAGGGTGGGTactggtacagaaaattcaggtccaggtccaggtatGGACCTGTACCTGGACCTGATTATACTAAGTAGTAGTACAGTTGtatcttatgtcatacctgcgccgcgaaaacgttcgatacgggtattccagaccgtgtgataattttccgtatcacacggggttctaagttgtatcacacgggcttccatagaatatttagaatgcatttcgatcgcgctggttgcgccgccgtcgaaaattcaaaCATCCCAGATTCGgatgttggaatcaatgttgttacagtttttttgttcgaggacacaaaactccctcaacttctggcgcattccaaAAAATTTTACCTGGCGAAGTACAGCAAGGGCTCTTTCAGTGTTTCCTCAGCACTGGTATCCAAAACCTGGAGAAATCATAATAAGCCTTTAACGACATAAAcatgaaagaagaagatgaacaagAAGGTGGAGTGTTGTACATTTCACATGGAGTGCTATATGCAGCCATACACATCTAAATCTACcttttcttaaaggcaacctaagcaatgttagggcgttgaaagtcgtattttcaaaattattttattagtgatttctatccataggaagtttgaataacactatcccattgcatatcgaccatcatggagcaaagatgcgatgtcgttgtgtggtgggatctcattgaaaatctgagcacctGGTgtccagccatcatttcaaatcttccgaacatgcacgattctgaccgataagtcccgaacgcttctgGAGAAATAATCACGTTGTCATACTCAATGTGctcgggcattgtgacgtcgTGCGATGGAtggttaccgaaaattgtcggcAGAAAACGGTTATGGCTGGATTGtgggctgattattgggtggtaccaataaataaaatactccttttgcaaCTTGTTTCTGTTCtctttttaaatgcccaaagtatgaaataatgataaaaatatgctaatatggggaagtaaatgtcaatttcatccAGATTgctttatccagaatatttccagttttacctcctgaaatcgcttagggcacctttttcttaacaaacaTTGATATATGTTCTATCATCAAAGGAACAAAAGGTCATGTGACTCGTAGGGctcatttcaacattttctgagCATAATCtgaatttgtgtacatgtgAGACCCTTAAGAAGATACAGATGCAGGACTGACCTCTCCGTACCACACATGATGATCTCCGATGTCATGGACCTGATGTGCTCGACACTGGAGCACGGCTGCCGCACCTGTGATGAGGGGAACACCCTGCACGCAGGTGAAGTCATGTTACAGTGTCACTTCTTgagggtccccagaaagtgcgaaatggaacgaaatagaacgaaatggaacgaaatggaacaaatcaaaacaacatatgcaacattatgaaatgaaacaccagtagatagcgaaatataaggagtagaccgtgtttcatttcatgttacatatgttgttttagttcgttccatttcgttccatttcgttccatttcgcactttctgggaaCCGCTTAGCTTCTTGAGCAAGATATAACAAAAAACATACTGATATAATATAACAGATGATGGAAATGTAATTGGAACTAGGATGGAGccaacaaattcaaaacacctTGTATCCAAGAGTGTGAGGGACTGACTGGAACTGGTCTTGTCCTTCTGCTACTGGTGTGGCAAAGTGAACACTATAGTGAATCTGCAGGGAGGTACATAAA is a window of Branchiostoma lanceolatum isolate klBraLanc5 chromosome 8, klBraLanc5.hap2, whole genome shotgun sequence DNA encoding:
- the LOC136439525 gene encoding uncharacterized protein; amino-acid sequence: MAASCSVFRFVSTFRLPVIYRSVRRCSSSNRASKTSTEPSGEERDQTKLSRDVRRLLRSVPFPVVVVTTAKHMTNPSSDNAYLRGVTCSSFTSVSLQPPIVSFCMNKPSRMHSLLVETQHCAVHILSKDQEESRVKCLSQGHNVGAQVRTCLWAQPRIRSHCLTAACSTTCATRRQMTNVCLCTSLQIHYSVHFATPVAEGQDQFQSVPHTLGYKGVPLITGAAAVLQCRAHQVHDIGDHHVWYGEVLDTSAEETLKEPLLYFARSYRSIGDEAFMNAFEDATLLFEDWTHEAHLRMAWNYIRLHGKENAVPKIQRGIKKFNEQNKEKVKRGYHETVTQFYIHAVSEAIQKIDCPELTFEEFLVQNPHLMDPQLPLYYYSPDRLNSQDARVRFVPPDRQRLPSAS